The proteins below come from a single Gordonia pseudamarae genomic window:
- a CDS encoding N-6 DNA methylase yields the protein MPSEVIEGIVSRLASRKPVRPEAEIQADIYSLLTLAPLGLDESDARKMESPVADGTRRRIDVEAGHVVIEVKKDLRVGNLAEYESQLAGYVQQRTTELASRYVGILTDGTTWRLYHLLDGELAYVSDLALTPQRPDAERLLVWLESVMATREQIKPTPAEIEERLGADSPGHHLDHASLAALYEANKDHPEVKLKRELWAKLLRTAFGKQFTDDPDLFINHTLLVVTAELIAHAAIGWDISPHGPLSPVQLISGSEFQASQIHGVIEADFFDWVTQVEGGGTFVSELGRRLSRFNWNEVEHDVLKILYESVIPTQERERLGEYYTPDWLADRVVHETVTDPLNMRVADPSCGSGTFLFHAIRRYLDAAEAGGAPPNKALDHVTAQVVGMDVHPVAVTLARVTYLLAIGLDRIQHPDRGPLTIPVYLGDSMQWEQRRDLIDGGELVTVATEGDELVEGGGVLFGDDLVFPRSVLADAGRFDRLVTEMADRALDVRVFKNGKLMRTDVELIDPVLKNFGVTEDEGKVLTTTFSTMRALHRTGRNHIWGYYVRNLIRPLWLSEPANRVDVMVGNPPWLRYSKMTANMQERYKNLAKPRNLLTGGLGASSRDLSTLFVVRAVELYLRAGGRFAFVMPHGILTRKPHTGFRTGEWETRTSEPLAVRFAESWDLANATTGFPMVSCVVFGDRSAIPAPLPSETVCWTGRLPRADVPWAEASAKITTAPGRIVAHAAGAEVPTSPYKNLFRQGAVLAPRVCLFVTETSAGPLGAGAGRVAVVSHRSTLEKEPWKSLPSLQARVESRFVRPVYLGETILPFRSVRPRKAVLPVMDELMSAEEIEQSPGLLSWWEPAEAAWEKDKPSQDRSRLLDRIDYHGQLSAQFPLAHRRVVYTKAGNTLAATVIEDPRAVIDTSLYWSSVASEAEANYLCAVLNSAELLARVKPLQTLGLFGARHFDKYVFLVPFPKFDPTSELHQRIAALGVDAAEVAAAVDVTGARTFQAARKLVAAGIAEQGVSAEINETIRRLLGDD from the coding sequence GTGCCTAGTGAAGTGATCGAGGGGATCGTCTCGCGCCTTGCCTCCCGCAAGCCCGTGCGCCCCGAAGCGGAAATCCAAGCCGACATCTACTCCCTGCTGACGCTCGCGCCCCTCGGCCTGGACGAGTCCGACGCGCGGAAGATGGAGTCGCCGGTCGCCGACGGCACTCGCCGCCGGATCGACGTGGAAGCCGGGCACGTCGTCATCGAGGTGAAGAAGGACCTGCGAGTCGGGAACTTGGCCGAGTACGAGAGTCAGCTCGCCGGGTACGTCCAGCAGCGCACCACCGAACTCGCCAGCCGGTACGTCGGAATCCTGACCGACGGCACGACTTGGCGGCTCTATCACCTCCTTGACGGGGAGCTGGCCTACGTTTCCGACCTGGCCCTGACCCCGCAGCGCCCCGACGCCGAGCGACTGCTGGTCTGGCTCGAATCGGTCATGGCGACGCGCGAGCAGATCAAGCCCACCCCGGCTGAGATCGAGGAACGCCTCGGCGCGGACTCTCCCGGCCACCACCTCGACCACGCCTCGCTCGCCGCGCTCTACGAGGCGAACAAGGACCATCCCGAAGTGAAGTTGAAGCGCGAGCTGTGGGCCAAGCTCCTGCGCACGGCGTTCGGCAAGCAGTTCACCGACGACCCTGACCTGTTCATCAACCACACGCTGCTGGTGGTCACCGCCGAGCTGATCGCCCACGCCGCTATCGGCTGGGACATCTCCCCGCATGGACCGCTCAGCCCCGTTCAGCTCATCTCGGGCTCGGAGTTCCAGGCATCCCAGATTCACGGCGTCATCGAGGCCGACTTCTTCGACTGGGTAACCCAGGTCGAAGGCGGTGGCACGTTCGTCTCTGAGCTGGGCCGTCGGCTGTCCCGGTTCAACTGGAACGAGGTCGAACACGACGTTCTGAAAATCCTGTACGAGTCGGTAATACCGACGCAGGAACGCGAGCGACTGGGCGAGTACTACACCCCGGACTGGCTGGCGGACCGCGTGGTCCACGAGACAGTTACCGACCCGTTGAACATGAGGGTCGCGGACCCTAGCTGCGGTTCGGGCACGTTCCTGTTCCATGCGATCCGCCGGTACCTCGACGCCGCCGAGGCCGGAGGCGCGCCTCCGAACAAGGCCCTCGACCATGTGACGGCACAGGTCGTCGGGATGGACGTACACCCGGTTGCAGTGACCCTAGCCCGCGTCACCTACCTGCTGGCGATTGGCCTGGACCGGATTCAGCACCCGGATCGCGGCCCCCTCACGATCCCCGTCTACCTCGGCGACTCAATGCAATGGGAGCAGCGCCGCGACCTGATCGACGGCGGGGAACTGGTCACCGTGGCGACCGAGGGCGATGAGCTGGTCGAAGGCGGCGGCGTCCTGTTCGGCGACGACCTCGTGTTCCCTCGCAGCGTGCTCGCCGATGCCGGAAGGTTCGACCGCCTGGTCACCGAAATGGCCGACCGGGCACTCGACGTTCGCGTGTTCAAGAACGGGAAGCTCATGCGCACCGACGTGGAACTGATCGACCCGGTGTTGAAGAACTTCGGGGTGACCGAGGACGAAGGCAAGGTGCTGACGACGACGTTCTCGACCATGCGCGCGCTCCACCGCACCGGGCGCAACCACATCTGGGGCTATTACGTCCGCAACCTCATTCGCCCGTTGTGGCTCTCCGAGCCAGCCAACCGAGTTGACGTGATGGTCGGCAACCCGCCCTGGCTGCGGTACTCCAAGATGACGGCCAACATGCAGGAGCGTTACAAGAACCTGGCGAAGCCGAGGAACCTGCTCACCGGTGGCCTCGGCGCTTCTAGCCGGGACCTCTCAACACTGTTCGTCGTCCGCGCAGTAGAGCTGTATCTACGGGCCGGAGGCCGGTTCGCCTTCGTCATGCCCCACGGGATACTCACCCGCAAGCCGCATACAGGCTTCCGTACGGGTGAGTGGGAGACCCGCACGTCAGAGCCTCTTGCGGTGCGATTCGCGGAGAGCTGGGACCTGGCGAACGCGACCACGGGATTCCCGATGGTCTCCTGTGTCGTGTTTGGCGACCGGTCAGCGATACCGGCACCTCTGCCGTCCGAGACAGTCTGTTGGACTGGTCGCCTGCCGCGTGCTGACGTTCCTTGGGCGGAAGCGAGCGCGAAGATCACCACTGCGCCGGGGAGAATCGTGGCGCACGCCGCCGGGGCTGAGGTTCCCACGTCGCCGTACAAGAACCTATTCCGTCAGGGCGCGGTACTCGCGCCGCGAGTATGTCTGTTCGTCACGGAGACTTCGGCCGGGCCGCTCGGTGCGGGTGCGGGCCGCGTCGCAGTGGTGTCGCATCGCTCGACGTTGGAGAAGGAACCGTGGAAATCGCTGCCCTCGCTCCAAGCTCGTGTCGAGAGTCGATTCGTCCGCCCCGTCTATCTCGGTGAGACGATCCTGCCCTTCCGCTCGGTGAGACCTCGAAAAGCGGTACTCCCGGTGATGGATGAACTGATGAGTGCAGAGGAGATCGAACAGTCCCCGGGCCTCCTCTCGTGGTGGGAGCCCGCAGAAGCAGCCTGGGAGAAGGACAAGCCATCTCAGGATCGGTCGCGGCTGCTGGACCGGATCGACTACCACGGGCAGCTCTCCGCGCAGTTCCCGCTCGCGCACCGGCGGGTCGTCTACACGAAGGCCGGTAACACCTTGGCCGCAACGGTCATCGAGGACCCGAGGGCCGTGATCGACACGTCGCTCTACTGGTCGTCTGTGGCCTCAGAAGCCGAAGCGAACTACTTGTGCGCGGTCCTGAACTCGGCTGAACTTCTGGCGAGGGTGAAGCCGTTACAGACTCTCGGGTTGTTCGGTGCCCGTCACTTCGACAAGTATGTGTTCCTCGTGCCGTTCCCGAAGTTCGACCCAACGAGTGAACTACACCAGCGCATTGCCGCGCTCGGAGTAGATGCTGCTGAGGTGGCCGCAGCCGTGGACGTGACAGGTGCGCGTACGTTCCAGGCAGCACGGAAGCTCGTGGCCGCTGGCATAGCGGAGCAGGGAGTCAGCGCGGAGATCAACGAGACCATCAGGCGGCTCCTCGGCGATGACTGA